From a single Oceanobacillus kimchii X50 genomic region:
- a CDS encoding peptide ABC transporter substrate-binding protein has protein sequence MKNKKLLLILLALLTVFVLAACTANEDAGEPDDADAGETEEEKGQDEEAAGEKVLRLNNGVEPTSLDPSIGFDQVSWDPLNNLMEGLTRLDQDHVAGPGVAENWDISEDGLTYTFHLREDANWSNGDPVVAEDFVYAWKYMLDPENASSAAFLAYFIEGAEAFNNGEGSADDVKITAVDEKTLEVVLEAPTGFFLDVLTNPAFFPVNHKVAEENAEWHAEADSFVANGPFLLESWDHDSEMVFAKNTEYWDADAVNLDKIHFAMVNDTNTQYQMFETGELDTASIPPEMSDELIDGDNVFIGDYGGLEFFRFNITEEPFQNKNIRKAFAYAINREDIATYVVKNGVEPAYGFVSPGFTTPDGGDFRDENGNLVEFDPDTAKEFLEQGMEEEGYSELPSIVLSYNTSDTNKAVAESIQNMLSENLGVEVTLENQEWNVFAEAQQNLELQLSRSSFINDYNDPVNFLESFITDSYMNRTGWSNDEYDELIEKGKTETDEEQRYEYLYEAERLLAEEMVAMPIRYYNTVVLEADHVEGILRHPVGYFDLKYADVTE, from the coding sequence ATGAAGAACAAAAAGTTACTGTTGATTTTGTTGGCTTTGTTAACGGTATTTGTATTAGCAGCATGTACTGCAAATGAAGATGCAGGTGAGCCAGATGATGCTGATGCAGGGGAAACAGAAGAAGAAAAAGGTCAAGATGAAGAAGCTGCTGGAGAAAAAGTTCTTCGTTTGAATAACGGCGTAGAACCGACTTCACTCGATCCATCGATTGGGTTTGATCAAGTTTCTTGGGATCCGTTAAACAACTTAATGGAAGGTCTAACTAGGTTAGATCAAGACCATGTTGCCGGTCCAGGCGTAGCGGAGAACTGGGACATATCAGAAGACGGATTAACTTACACATTCCATTTACGTGAAGATGCAAACTGGTCGAATGGAGATCCAGTAGTTGCAGAAGACTTTGTGTATGCGTGGAAATATATGCTGGATCCGGAGAATGCATCCTCTGCTGCATTTTTAGCATACTTTATTGAAGGAGCAGAAGCATTTAATAATGGTGAAGGATCAGCAGATGATGTCAAGATTACTGCTGTGGATGAAAAAACGCTAGAAGTAGTATTGGAAGCACCGACTGGGTTTTTCCTAGATGTGTTAACAAATCCAGCATTTTTCCCAGTAAATCATAAAGTGGCAGAAGAAAATGCTGAGTGGCATGCGGAAGCAGACTCATTTGTGGCAAACGGTCCATTTTTATTGGAATCATGGGATCATGATAGTGAAATGGTATTTGCCAAAAATACAGAGTATTGGGATGCAGATGCTGTTAATTTAGATAAGATCCATTTTGCAATGGTAAATGATACGAATACACAATATCAAATGTTTGAAACAGGAGAGCTCGATACAGCAAGTATCCCTCCAGAAATGTCAGATGAATTAATTGATGGAGATAATGTATTTATTGGTGATTATGGCGGATTAGAATTCTTCCGTTTTAACATTACAGAAGAACCATTCCAAAATAAAAATATTCGTAAGGCATTTGCATATGCCATTAATCGTGAAGATATTGCTACCTATGTCGTGAAAAATGGTGTAGAGCCAGCTTATGGTTTTGTATCTCCTGGATTTACTACTCCAGATGGTGGAGATTTCCGTGATGAAAATGGAAACTTAGTAGAGTTTGATCCAGATACAGCGAAAGAATTTTTAGAGCAAGGAATGGAAGAAGAAGGCTATAGTGAACTTCCAAGCATTGTTTTGTCTTATAACACAAGTGACACGAATAAAGCTGTTGCGGAATCGATTCAAAATATGTTAAGTGAAAATCTTGGTGTCGAAGTAACATTAGAAAACCAAGAATGGAACGTATTTGCTGAAGCGCAGCAAAACCTAGAGTTACAACTATCACGTAGTTCTTTTATTAATGATTACAATGACCCGGTAAACTTCCTAGAGAGCTTTATTACGGATTCTTATATGAACCGTACTGGTTGGTCGAATGATGAGTACGATGAATTAATTGAAAAAGGAAAAACAGAAACAGATGAAGAACAACGCTACGAATATTTATATGAAGCGGAGAGATTGCTTGCAGAAGAAATGGTTGCAATGCCAATTCGTTACTATAATACAGTAGTTCTAGAAGCGGATCATGTGGAAGGAATTCTACGTCATCCAGTTGGTTATTTTGATTTGAAATATGCTGACGTAACAGAGTAA
- a CDS encoding ABC transporter ATP-binding protein, with amino-acid sequence MEKILEVKDLHVTFTTYGGSVQAVRGVKFYLNKGETLAIVGESGCGKSVTSNAIMRLIPNPPGKITKGNIYFKGKDLIQFREKQMRSIRGVDISMIFQDPMTALNPTLTIGTQLMEGLKEHKGISGKEAKAKAIEMMELVGIPSPEERLKQYPHQFSGGMRQRIVIAIALICEPDLLIADEPTTALDVTIQAQILELFEKIQEKMGVSIILITHDLGVVAKIADRIAVMYAGKIIESGTKREIFYQPQHPYTKGLLNSVPRLDIKEDQLTPIDGTPPDLFSPPQGCPFAARCPFAMEVCDKVYPVQTELTPSHNVDCWLQDERAQQLLAESSFQY; translated from the coding sequence TTGGAAAAAATACTCGAAGTAAAAGATCTTCATGTAACGTTTACAACCTATGGTGGTTCTGTCCAGGCGGTTCGTGGAGTAAAATTTTATTTAAATAAAGGAGAAACACTAGCAATAGTGGGAGAATCTGGATGTGGAAAAAGTGTTACGTCAAACGCAATCATGCGACTGATCCCTAACCCGCCAGGGAAAATTACCAAAGGGAATATTTATTTTAAAGGAAAAGACTTAATTCAATTCCGAGAGAAACAGATGCGATCGATTCGTGGTGTAGATATTTCGATGATTTTTCAAGATCCGATGACAGCATTAAATCCAACACTTACCATTGGTACACAACTAATGGAAGGTTTAAAAGAACATAAAGGTATTTCGGGAAAAGAAGCGAAAGCAAAAGCGATTGAAATGATGGAATTGGTTGGAATACCGAGTCCAGAAGAGCGCCTGAAACAGTATCCACATCAATTTAGTGGAGGAATGCGACAACGTATTGTTATTGCAATTGCCTTAATTTGTGAGCCAGATCTACTTATAGCTGATGAACCAACGACAGCACTTGATGTCACGATTCAAGCACAAATACTAGAGTTGTTTGAAAAGATACAGGAAAAGATGGGTGTTTCCATTATTTTAATCACACATGATTTAGGCGTAGTTGCTAAAATAGCAGATCGAATTGCAGTAATGTATGCAGGAAAAATTATCGAATCTGGTACAAAACGTGAAATATTTTATCAACCGCAACATCCATATACAAAAGGTTTGTTAAATTCTGTACCTCGATTGGACATAAAGGAAGATCAATTAACACCAATTGATGGTACACCACCTGATTTATTCTCACCTCCACAGGGATGCCCTTTTGCAGCAAGGTGTCCGTTTGCAATGGAGGTGTGTGATAAAGTTTATCCAGTTCAGACAGAGTTAACGCCATCACATAACGTGGATTGTTGGCTCCAAGATGAACGGGCACAACAGCTATTAGCTGAAAGTTCTTTCCAGTATTAA
- a CDS encoding ABC transporter permease produces MSSNEELSDKNPPAVPDEWFTWKGKDTLEAESVARPSLSYWQDAWKRLVKNKMAMLGLVFLVLLTVMAIFGPMISTYEVNKQDLPNQYQPPSSEHWFGTDSAGRDVFTRTWYGARISLFVGLVAALIDVTVGIIWGGISGYKGGRTDNVMMRIIEILYGLPYLLVVILLLVVLGPSLGTIILALTITGWVGMARIVRGQVLQIKNYEFVLASRAFGTKSSRIIRRNLLPNTMGPIIVQMTLTVPSAIFAEAFLSFIGLGIQAPFASWGVMANDSLGAILSGNWWTLFFPAFFISFTMFAFNVLGDGLQDALDPKLRK; encoded by the coding sequence ATGAGTTCCAATGAAGAATTATCCGATAAGAATCCTCCTGCAGTTCCAGATGAATGGTTTACTTGGAAAGGTAAGGATACACTGGAAGCAGAATCCGTTGCTAGACCTTCTCTTTCCTATTGGCAAGACGCATGGAAACGATTAGTGAAAAATAAAATGGCAATGCTTGGCTTAGTATTTTTAGTATTGCTTACAGTCATGGCAATTTTTGGACCAATGATTTCAACATATGAAGTTAATAAACAGGACTTACCTAATCAGTATCAACCACCATCTAGTGAGCACTGGTTTGGAACAGATAGTGCTGGAAGGGATGTATTTACGCGAACATGGTATGGTGCGCGAATTTCCCTGTTTGTTGGATTAGTGGCAGCATTGATTGATGTTACCGTAGGAATTATTTGGGGTGGTATTTCCGGGTATAAAGGCGGTCGCACGGATAATGTAATGATGCGAATTATTGAGATTTTATATGGATTGCCATACTTATTAGTTGTTATCTTACTTCTGGTAGTATTAGGACCTAGCTTAGGTACGATAATACTTGCTCTAACGATTACTGGCTGGGTTGGGATGGCCCGAATTGTGCGAGGACAGGTTTTACAAATTAAAAACTATGAATTTGTCCTCGCTTCACGTGCATTTGGTACAAAGTCATCGAGAATCATTAGGCGGAATTTATTACCGAATACGATGGGTCCAATTATTGTTCAAATGACATTAACTGTACCATCAGCCATTTTTGCCGAAGCATTTTTAAGTTTTATTGGACTTGGAATCCAGGCTCCGTTTGCAAGTTGGGGTGTCATGGCCAATGATTCATTAGGTGCGATTCTTTCCGGTAACTGGTGGACTTTATTCTTCCCGGCCTTCTTTATATCATTTACGATGTTTGCATTTAACGTACTTGGAGACGGACTTCAGGATGCATTGGATCCAAAATTAAGGAAGTAG
- a CDS encoding ABC transporter permease, giving the protein MLKYILKRLAIMAVTLWIIITLTFVLMTSIPGSPFNSDQSSNETIRANLEAHYNLDKPPHVQYLLYLKSIVTFDFGPSIKQPNQSVNDLLSRGFPISFELGIITIVVAVISGVLVGIIAALRHNGILDYLTMGIAVLGISIPNFILATLLIQQLAVNFELFPTATWKSPAHMVLPVLALATGPMAIIARLTRSTMLEVLTQDYIKMAKAKGLSPWKIIFKHALRNALMPVVTIMGTLLAGILTGTFVIEQIFAIPGMGKYFVESINQRDYPVIMGTTVFYSAFLIFMLFLVDIAYGILDPRIKMNSKGGEAS; this is encoded by the coding sequence TTGCTGAAATACATATTAAAAAGATTAGCCATTATGGCAGTAACGCTTTGGATTATTATTACACTAACTTTTGTACTCATGACGAGTATACCAGGTTCACCATTTAATAGTGATCAGTCTTCCAATGAAACAATTCGTGCAAACTTAGAAGCACATTATAATTTAGACAAACCACCACACGTGCAATATTTACTGTATTTAAAATCCATTGTCACATTTGATTTTGGACCTTCCATTAAACAACCAAATCAATCTGTAAATGATTTATTATCAAGAGGATTTCCGATTTCTTTTGAATTAGGAATTATTACCATCGTTGTTGCAGTTATTTCAGGTGTTTTAGTAGGGATTATCGCTGCGCTAAGACATAATGGGATATTAGATTACTTAACCATGGGAATTGCAGTATTAGGAATCTCTATTCCAAACTTCATTTTAGCCACATTACTTATTCAGCAACTCGCAGTTAACTTTGAATTATTTCCGACTGCAACGTGGAAAAGCCCAGCACATATGGTACTGCCTGTTTTAGCGTTAGCAACAGGACCGATGGCAATTATAGCAAGACTTACTCGCTCAACCATGCTGGAAGTTCTTACGCAAGATTACATAAAAATGGCCAAGGCGAAAGGATTGTCTCCTTGGAAAATTATTTTTAAGCATGCACTTCGAAATGCATTAATGCCTGTTGTTACCATTATGGGGACATTATTAGCCGGAATACTAACGGGAACATTTGTAATTGAGCAGATATTTGCAATTCCAGGTATGGGTAAATATTTTGTCGAAAGTATAAATCAACGGGATTATCCAGTAATTATGGGAACGACCGTATTCTATAGTGCTTTTCTAATCTTCATGTTATTCCTTGTAGACATTGCTTATGGAATCCTCGACCCTCGAATAAAAATGAATAGCAAGGGAGGGGAAGCGTCATGA
- a CDS encoding M55 family metallopeptidase encodes MKIYISIDMEGITGLPDYTFVDANSHNYERSRIIMTKEVNYIIQASFDSGCEEVLVNDSHSKMNNLLIEDIHPDCHLIIGEVKPFSMVQGLDYSFTGAFLVGYHSQAGSPGVMSHSMIHAVRNFFINDHCIGEMGMNAYLAGYYNVPVLLVTGDDYTAMEAEELIPGVTTAIVKESISRSSVKSLTPSKAGALLEKKVKQALTNASNVEPLIPPEQPELTIEFCNYGQAEWANLMPGTELIEGTTKVRFRAKDMKEAYQAMLVMTELAMNTTFS; translated from the coding sequence ATGAAAATATACATATCGATAGACATGGAAGGTATTACCGGACTACCAGACTATACCTTTGTTGATGCAAATAGCCATAATTATGAGCGTTCTAGGATAATCATGACAAAAGAAGTGAACTACATTATTCAAGCTTCTTTTGATTCTGGTTGTGAAGAAGTGCTTGTAAATGACAGTCACTCGAAAATGAACAATCTCCTAATTGAAGACATTCATCCAGATTGCCACTTGATTATTGGAGAAGTAAAGCCTTTTTCTATGGTACAAGGTTTGGATTATTCATTTACGGGTGCTTTTTTAGTTGGTTATCATTCGCAGGCAGGAAGCCCAGGAGTAATGTCGCATTCAATGATTCATGCGGTGAGAAATTTTTTCATTAATGATCATTGTATTGGTGAAATGGGGATGAACGCCTACTTAGCAGGATATTACAATGTTCCAGTCTTATTGGTTACTGGCGATGATTACACTGCGATGGAAGCGGAAGAATTGATTCCAGGAGTTACAACCGCCATCGTCAAAGAGTCAATTTCAAGATCTTCAGTAAAGAGTCTTACTCCATCGAAAGCAGGAGCATTATTAGAGAAAAAAGTGAAACAAGCATTAACCAATGCAAGTAATGTAGAACCCTTAATACCACCAGAACAACCTGAATTAACCATTGAATTTTGTAATTATGGTCAAGCAGAATGGGCGAATCTTATGCCAGGAACAGAATTGATTGAAGGAACAACAAAGGTAAGGTTCCGTGCAAAAGATATGAAAGAGGCATATCAAGCCATGTTAGTCATGACAGAGCTGGCAATGAATACTACATTCTCTTAA
- the murA gene encoding UDP-N-acetylglucosamine 1-carboxyvinyltransferase has protein sequence MEKIIVSGGHQLNGTVRLEGAKNAVLPVLAASLIASEGESVIKEVPVLADVYTINEVLRNLNADVEFDSATKTVNINASKQLETEAPFEYVRKMRASVLVLGPLLARYGHAKVAMPGGCAIGSRPIDLHLKGFEAMGADIHVGNGYVEAKVDGRLQGAKIYLDMPSVGATENIMMAAALAKGKTVIENAAKEPEIVDLANYLNKMGANIVGAGTETIRIIGVEKLHGTEHMIIPDRIEAGTFMVASAITGGNVFIENAMREHLRSVISKLEEMNVDVIDENGGLRIIGPEQLKSTDIKTLPHPGFPTDMQSQMMSLMLRAEGTGVITETVFENRFMHVEEFRRMNANIKIEGRSVIIEGISELQGAEVAATDLRAAAALILAGLVSDGYTRVTELKHLDRGYVDIVDKLAALGADIKRVDENGVIVQPLYVTTAKESNEIAAD, from the coding sequence ATGGAAAAAATCATCGTAAGTGGCGGACACCAATTGAATGGCACCGTGCGGCTTGAAGGTGCTAAAAACGCTGTACTACCTGTTTTAGCGGCAAGTTTAATTGCGAGTGAAGGGGAAAGCGTTATTAAAGAAGTACCAGTTTTAGCAGACGTATATACAATTAATGAAGTATTACGTAATCTTAATGCAGATGTTGAATTTGATTCAGCTACAAAAACAGTAAATATTAATGCATCAAAACAATTAGAGACAGAAGCCCCATTTGAATATGTGAGAAAAATGCGTGCATCTGTACTTGTTTTGGGACCACTATTGGCCCGTTATGGACACGCGAAAGTTGCTATGCCAGGTGGATGTGCAATTGGTTCTCGACCAATTGATTTACACCTTAAAGGCTTTGAAGCAATGGGAGCAGATATCCATGTAGGTAACGGCTATGTGGAAGCTAAAGTCGATGGCAGATTACAAGGTGCGAAGATTTATCTTGATATGCCAAGTGTAGGTGCGACAGAAAATATTATGATGGCTGCAGCACTTGCAAAAGGAAAGACAGTAATTGAAAATGCTGCAAAAGAACCGGAAATTGTTGACTTAGCAAATTATCTTAATAAGATGGGTGCGAATATCGTTGGAGCAGGTACGGAAACAATCCGTATTATTGGTGTGGAAAAGCTTCACGGTACGGAGCATATGATTATACCTGACCGTATTGAAGCAGGTACTTTTATGGTAGCTTCTGCAATAACTGGAGGTAATGTATTCATTGAGAATGCGATGCGTGAACATTTACGCTCTGTGATTTCAAAGTTAGAAGAAATGAATGTAGACGTAATTGATGAGAATGGCGGGTTACGTATTATTGGACCTGAGCAATTGAAATCAACAGATATCAAAACATTACCACATCCTGGTTTTCCTACAGATATGCAATCACAAATGATGTCACTAATGCTACGTGCAGAAGGCACAGGTGTGATTACAGAGACTGTTTTTGAAAATCGATTTATGCATGTAGAAGAGTTTCGTCGCATGAATGCCAATATTAAAATTGAAGGACGCAGTGTAATTATTGAAGGTATTTCAGAATTACAAGGTGCTGAAGTAGCGGCAACAGATCTTCGTGCGGCAGCGGCCCTTATTTTAGCTGGACTTGTAAGTGATGGATACACACGTGTAACTGAGCTTAAACATCTTGACCGAGGCTATGTTGATATTGTTGATAAGTTAGCAGCGCTTGGAGCAGATATCAAGAGAGTGGATGAGAACGGAGTAATTGTACAACCACTCTATGTAACCACCGCAAAAGAATCAAATGAAATAGCTGCGGATTAA
- a CDS encoding YwmB family TATA-box binding protein, translating into MFNRLLFFFISISLFLTTTHASDLKGDEMIALGNFAIEQQLEVENWQVTIKESITVHKGEQLVEQLKDEFPHEKKTDEKSIKYIFKNDHKTNGIDVLYKVILPIESSSQAEIIALLEGADWSEEIKETYITTKNEIVHKLFTKLAQSYTCLNSLDNDIINSDVFIENAINYFNLRHTTTQYDNIAKSTIKKSFYGYTDLWDDFYSVNDKPINVQIAIIEDKAGNEKYTIGTPILIHEY; encoded by the coding sequence ATGTTTAATAGACTTTTATTCTTTTTTATATCCATTTCTTTATTTTTAACAACAACACATGCATCAGATTTAAAGGGAGACGAGATGATAGCTCTCGGAAACTTTGCGATAGAGCAGCAATTAGAGGTTGAAAATTGGCAAGTTACCATAAAGGAATCTATAACAGTACATAAAGGAGAGCAGTTAGTTGAACAGCTTAAAGATGAGTTTCCCCATGAGAAAAAAACGGATGAAAAAAGTATAAAATACATTTTTAAAAACGATCATAAAACAAATGGGATTGACGTATTGTATAAAGTGATTTTGCCAATTGAATCGTCATCACAGGCAGAAATTATCGCTCTTTTAGAAGGGGCTGATTGGAGCGAGGAAATAAAAGAAACGTATATAACAACAAAGAATGAAATTGTTCATAAATTGTTTACAAAATTAGCTCAATCATATACTTGTCTGAACTCATTAGATAATGATATAATAAATAGTGATGTTTTTATAGAAAATGCAATAAATTATTTTAATTTGCGACATACAACAACACAGTACGACAATATAGCAAAGTCCACGATTAAAAAGTCATTTTATGGGTATACAGATTTATGGGATGATTTTTATTCTGTAAATGACAAACCGATAAATGTACAAATAGCTATTATAGAAGACAAAGCAGGAAATGAGAAATACACGATAGGAACACCTATCCTAATACATGAATATTAA
- a CDS encoding DUF1146 family protein, with protein sequence MFSVGQMALISIFSHLFFIYMTWRLVMALNIDYIFKKGRSGEARVFLLFLTIVIGAGVSRFFLEVLQWSGDLTYLF encoded by the coding sequence ATGTTTTCAGTTGGACAAATGGCATTAATTAGTATCTTTTCTCATTTATTTTTTATTTATATGACTTGGCGTCTAGTGATGGCGTTAAACATTGATTATATTTTTAAAAAAGGAAGATCGGGAGAAGCAAGGGTTTTTCTTTTGTTTCTAACGATTGTCATTGGAGCAGGAGTTAGTCGCTTCTTCTTAGAAGTACTACAGTGGTCCGGAGATTTAACTTATCTTTTCTAA
- a CDS encoding F0F1 ATP synthase subunit epsilon translates to MRTLEVSVVTPGGPVLEESFEMVVCKAETGEIGILPGHIPLVSPLQISAVRLKKGNDTKYLAISGGFMEVQPEKVTILAQSAETASDIDVQRAKEAKDRAERRLQANQDNIDKARAELALKRAINRLDVGK, encoded by the coding sequence TTGAGAACACTAGAAGTGAGTGTTGTTACTCCTGGTGGCCCGGTTTTAGAAGAAAGCTTTGAAATGGTAGTTTGTAAAGCTGAAACTGGTGAAATCGGTATTTTACCTGGACATATTCCATTAGTTTCTCCACTTCAAATTAGTGCAGTTCGCTTGAAAAAGGGAAATGATACTAAATATTTAGCAATAAGTGGTGGATTTATGGAAGTGCAGCCTGAAAAAGTAACCATTCTTGCACAATCTGCTGAAACTGCAAGTGATATCGATGTTCAACGTGCAAAAGAAGCAAAAGATCGTGCGGAAAGACGTCTTCAGGCAAATCAGGATAATATTGATAAAGCTCGGGCCGAATTAGCACTCAAAAGAGCAATTAATCGCCTCGACGTAGGCAAGTAA
- the atpD gene encoding F0F1 ATP synthase subunit beta, with the protein MSKGRVTQLMGPVVDVRFEDAELPEVNNALVVRSDSGEELTLEVALHLGDNSVRTIAMSSTDGFKRGAEVENLGRPISVPVGDVTLGRVFNVLGENIDLDEPLEEGVRRDPIHREAPNFENLSTETEILETGIKVVDLLAPYIKGGKIGLFGGAGVGKTVLIQELINNIAQEHGGISVFAGVGERTREGNDLYYEMSDSGVIAKTAMVFGQMNEPPGARMRVALTGLTMAEYFRDEQGQDVLLFVDNIFRFTQAGSEVSALLGRMPSAVGYQPTLATEMGQLQERITSTDKGSVTSIQAIYVPADDYTDPAPATTFAHLDATTNLDRKLSEQGIYPAVDPLESTSRALDPEVVGKEHYEVATQVQQTLQKYRELQDIIAILGMDELGDEDKLVVARARRIQFYLSQNFHVAEQFTGQPGSYVPVQETVKGFKEILEGKYDDLPEDAFRLVGRIEEVVEKAKGME; encoded by the coding sequence ATGAGCAAAGGACGCGTTACACAGTTAATGGGACCAGTAGTCGATGTACGTTTTGAAGACGCTGAACTCCCAGAAGTAAATAATGCTTTAGTTGTCCGTAGTGACAGTGGTGAAGAACTAACACTAGAAGTAGCTCTTCATTTAGGTGACAATAGTGTACGTACCATCGCAATGTCTTCAACAGATGGTTTTAAGCGTGGCGCAGAGGTGGAAAACCTTGGTCGTCCAATCTCTGTACCAGTTGGTGACGTAACACTAGGTCGTGTATTTAATGTATTAGGTGAAAATATAGACTTAGACGAACCTTTAGAAGAAGGAGTCCGTCGCGATCCAATTCACCGCGAAGCACCAAACTTTGAAAATTTATCTACAGAAACCGAGATTTTAGAGACAGGTATTAAGGTAGTAGATCTGCTAGCACCTTACATTAAAGGTGGAAAAATTGGTCTGTTCGGTGGAGCAGGTGTAGGTAAAACAGTATTAATTCAGGAATTAATCAACAACATCGCACAAGAGCATGGTGGTATTTCTGTATTCGCAGGTGTTGGTGAACGTACTCGTGAAGGAAATGACTTATACTATGAAATGAGCGATTCTGGAGTTATTGCTAAAACAGCGATGGTATTCGGACAAATGAATGAGCCACCTGGTGCACGTATGCGTGTAGCATTAACTGGTTTAACAATGGCAGAATACTTCCGTGATGAGCAAGGCCAAGATGTATTATTGTTCGTTGATAATATCTTCCGCTTCACACAAGCAGGTTCTGAGGTATCCGCACTACTTGGTCGTATGCCATCAGCGGTAGGTTACCAACCTACTCTAGCTACAGAAATGGGACAATTACAGGAACGTATTACATCTACAGACAAAGGTTCTGTAACATCTATTCAAGCAATTTATGTACCAGCCGATGACTACACTGACCCGGCTCCGGCTACAACTTTTGCTCACTTAGATGCAACAACAAACCTTGACCGTAAATTGTCTGAGCAAGGTATCTACCCGGCGGTGGATCCATTAGAGTCTACTTCACGCGCACTTGACCCAGAGGTTGTTGGAAAAGAGCATTATGAAGTAGCAACACAAGTACAGCAAACACTACAAAAATATCGTGAACTTCAAGATATTATCGCAATCCTTGGTATGGATGAGTTGGGCGATGAGGATAAATTAGTCGTTGCACGTGCACGTCGAATTCAATTCTATCTATCACAAAACTTCCACGTAGCGGAGCAGTTCACTGGACAACCAGGTTCTTACGTTCCTGTTCAAGAGACTGTAAAAGGATTTAAAGAAATTCTTGAAGGTAAATATGACGATCTTCCAGAGGATGCTTTCCGTCTAGTTGGACGTATTGAAGAAGTTGTAGAAAAAGCAAAAGGAATGGAATAA
- the atpG gene encoding ATP synthase F1 subunit gamma, with amino-acid sequence MASLRELKGRIESTKKTKQITGAMELVSASKMSKAEQNARGFVPYADKLQEVVSSIANANTDAQHPMLTKREVKKTGYLIVTSDRGLVGAYNSHVLKNLVNTIDKKHNSTDEYTIIVLGRKGYDYCRKRGLPVSKSVLGVPDHPTFADVKELASETVQMYADGDIDELNIVYNHYVSAISQVVTNKQLLPIENLDESGTATSDYEFDPNQEQILEVLLPQYAESLIFGALLDGKASEHAASMTAMRSATDNASDLIDDLSLSYNRARQAAITQEITEIVGGVAALE; translated from the coding sequence TTGGCATCACTAAGAGAATTAAAAGGTAGAATCGAATCTACGAAAAAAACGAAACAAATCACAGGAGCAATGGAACTTGTTTCGGCTTCCAAAATGTCAAAAGCGGAACAAAATGCCCGTGGATTTGTTCCATATGCAGATAAACTTCAAGAGGTTGTAAGCAGTATTGCAAATGCAAATACAGATGCACAGCATCCAATGCTAACGAAACGTGAAGTGAAAAAGACAGGCTATTTAATTGTGACCTCAGATCGTGGTCTTGTAGGCGCATATAATAGTCACGTCTTAAAAAATCTAGTTAACACAATCGATAAAAAACATAATAGTACCGACGAATATACCATCATTGTACTTGGAAGAAAAGGATATGATTATTGTCGAAAACGTGGCCTGCCAGTATCAAAAAGTGTACTAGGTGTGCCCGATCACCCAACATTTGCAGATGTAAAAGAACTAGCGTCTGAAACAGTTCAAATGTATGCAGATGGTGATATTGATGAGCTAAATATTGTATATAACCATTATGTTAGTGCAATTTCGCAAGTGGTTACAAATAAACAATTGCTTCCAATTGAGAATTTGGATGAAAGTGGTACGGCTACATCTGACTACGAGTTTGATCCAAACCAAGAGCAAATCTTGGAAGTACTTTTACCACAGTATGCAGAAAGTCTAATCTTTGGAGCATTACTTGATGGAAAAGCAAGTGAACACGCGGCTAGTATGACTGCAATGCGTAGTGCAACGGATAATGCTTCGGATCTAATTGATGATCTATCCCTATCATATAACCGTGCACGTCAAGCAGCTATTACACAAGAAATCACAGAGATTGTTGGTGGGGTAGCAGCACTAGAATAG